From the genome of Agromyces badenianii:
CGCCGGAACGGTCCAGGCCATGAACCTCCGGTACCGCATCGAGCTCATGCCGACCGTGAGGGGGATGAGCGAGTGCAGCACCGGCAGGAATCGCGAAATGAAGACGGCCGGGCCGCCGCGGCGATCGAGGTAGCGCTGCGCGCGAGTCCAGTGCTCGTCGCCGATCTTGCGGCCGACCCACGAACGGTGGATGTGGGGGCCGAACCAGCGCCCGAGGGCGAAGCCGATGCTCTCGCCGATGAGGGCGCCGATGATGACCGTGATCGTGAGCGCGAAGTACTCGACGAGCCCGCCGACGGCGGTGGACGCCACGATCACGATCGTGTCGCCCGGCACGACGAGGCCGATCAGCACCGAGGTCTCGAGCATCATGCCGAGTCCGGCGAGCAGGGTGCGCGCGACCGGGTCGACGGCCTGGACGGTGTCGAGGATCCAATCGAGGATCTCGTTCATCGTTCGAGCGTAGCGAGGAGCGCTGGACCGCCACATCAGACTTCGGGGTGATTCTCGCGGGCTCGCGACGATACCGGGGTCGGGGTCGCCACCGAAGTCGGGCGACCGCTCAGGCGTGTCGTGCCGCGAGGCCTAGGCGATCGGGCCGAGCGTCGCGAGGAGCGAGACGATCGGAACCGCGACGATGAGGGCCGCCGCCCAGGCCACCATTGCCCGGTTTGCGACGTTCGGGTGATCGTCGACGTCGCCGGGCCCGCCGAGGCGAGCGAGACGGGCCTCGAGCATCGCGGCGTCGGGGATCACCCCGCCGGAATCGGCGTACGCTCCGGGCTCGCCGCCGCTGCCGACCTGGAGCATCGCCCGCCGGAGCGCATCGTCACTGGCGACGCGACGGGCCTGGTCGTCGGCGAGCATCTCGGCGAGCAGCGCAACGGAGCGCTCGGCACGGTTCGCGATCGGGAACCAGGGCAGCGCGCTGTGCCAGGCGCGGAACGCGAGGAGCACCAGATGATGGAGCTGATCGAGGTGCGCCCGCTCATGGGCGATGACGGCGCGCAGCTCGGGCTCGTCGAGCACGTCGACCAGTCCGTTGGTGAGCACGGTCGCAGTGCGGATGCCGGGCACGCAGTACGCGAGCGGGATCGGATGCGCGAGCACCCGGGTTCGCGGCTGTCCGGGCATCGGATCGCCGAGGATGGCGATGAGCTGGTGCTGGCGGCGCCGCTCGCGCTCGGCCTGCACGGCGGTGAGTGCCAGGTTGAGCGCGAGGTGGGCGGCCAGTCCGGCGGCGAGGGTGAGTGCGGCGATGTGGATCACGCCGAATGCCGGCGGGATGTCACCCTCGACGAGGTGGGGGAGCAGGGCGCGCGCGGCACCGAGGAGCGAGCCGGCCGGCGACGCGCCGAACACCAGCAGCGAGCCGATCATCGCGAGCCCGCCGCCCAGGCCGATCGCCTGCCAGAGGGCGAGCGCGATCGCCGGAGACCGTGATGGCCAGAGCGCCCGTGACAACGCCAGGGGGACCGGCCAGGCGAGCAGGAGGGCGAATCCGCCGAGCAGAGCGGCGACCGCGAGCATCGTCAAGGCCGGGAGAGCTCGTCGAGGAGGCGCCGCAGCGTCGCGGCCTCACCACTGCTCACGGTGCCGACGAAGCGTGCGAGCGCCGCATCGCGGTCGCTCGAACGGTCGAGCACCTCGTGCATGAGTTCGGCGGTGTGCTCTTCCCGCGTGAGGAGCGCTCGATAGCGATGCGGCCGAGTGTCTCGTGTCCGCGTCACGAATCCTTTGCGCTCGAGGCGCGACAGGACCGTGAGCACCGTGGTGGTGGCGACGGCGCGCCCGGGTTCGCCGTCGCTGAGTGCGAGTGCGTCGCGAAGTTCGTTCGCTGTGAGATTGGCGTCGCGCGACCAGAGCACCTCCATCACGGAGCGCTCCAGATCGCCGAGACTCGCCATGCTTCAAGACTACCGCCGATGGGCCAAATGTTCTACGCTCGGTAGAAGTAGGTTCTACCGCGTGTAGAACGAATGAAGATCACGACGCGATCGCGTGTGAAAGGGGCATCCGTGAACGAGCTGCTGGACCCGCTGCTCCTCGCCAGATGGCAGTTCGGACTCACCACCGTCTACCACTTCCTGTTCGTGCCGATCACGATCGGCCTCGCGACCTCGGCGGCCATCTTCCAGACCGCGTGGTACCGCACCGGCAAGCTCGAGTACCTGCGCATCACGCGCTTCTTCGGCACGATCTTCCTCATCAACTTCGCCATGGGCGTTGTGACGGGCATCGTCCAGGAGTTCCAGTTCGGCATGAACTGGTCGGAGTACTCGCGCTTCGTCGGCGACGTCTTCGGTGCACCGCTCGCCCTCGAAGGGCTGCTCGCGTTCTTCCTCGAGGCGACCTTCATCGGCATCTGGATCTTCGGCTGGAATCGCCTGCCGAGGGGGCTGCACCTCGCGAGCATCTGGATCGTCGCGGTCGGCACGATCCTGTCGGCGTACTTCATCATCGCCGCGAACGCGTTCATGCAGAACCCGGTCGGTTTCCAGATCAACGAGGAACGCGGGCGTGCCGAGCTGGTCGACATCTGGGCGCTCCTGACGAACCCCGTGGCGCTCGCGGCATTTCCGCACACGATCGCGGCGAGCTTCATGGTCGGCGCCGGTCTCATCATCTCGGCCGCGGCGTGGCACCTCGCTCGCAATCAGCACCTCGACACGATGCGGCCCGCCCTGAAGTTCGGCCTGTGGATGATGGTGGTGTCGGGTGTGCTCACCGTCGTCTTCGGCGACCAGCTGAGCCTCGCGATGGTCGCGACGCAGCCCATGAAGATGGCCGCTGCCGAAGCCGCCTTCGACACGGTGTGCGGCGCTGACGCCTCCTTCTCGCTCTTCACCCTCGGCACGCCAGACGGATCCAGCGAGCTCTTCTCGATTCGGGTGCCGTACCTGCTTTCGCTGCTCTCGACACACAGCTTCGACGGGTGCGTCGAGGGCATCAACGACCTCCGGGCCCAGTATCAGGAGCTCTTCGGCCCCGGTGACTACACGCCGATCCTCTGGGTGACGTACTGGTCGTTCCGCTGGATGATGGGCCTCGGGTTCCTGCACATCTTCGTGGCGCTCGTGGGCCTGTGGCTCACCCGCAAGGGTCGCATGCCGAAGCAGGCATGGGTGTGGAAGGCCGCGGTCTGGAGCTTCCCGCTCTCGCTCGCCGCGATGATCGTCGGCTGGGTGTTCACCGAGATGGGCCGGCAGCCCTGGATCGTCTTCAGCCAGCTCTTCACCGAATCCGCGGTGTCGCCGAACGTCTCGGGTCTCGATGTGCTCATCTCGCTCGTCGCCTTCACCCTGATCTACGGCGCACTGGCCGTCGTCGAGTTCAAACTCATCATCCGCGCGGTCAAGCAGGGCCCACCGGAACTCGCGGAACCCGACCCCGAGACGGGGCGCGTCGAACAACCCACCACGGTGTACTAGGAGGAATGCACACATGGATCTCTCGGTGCTCTGGTT
Proteins encoded in this window:
- a CDS encoding M56 family metallopeptidase — translated: MLAVAALLGGFALLLAWPVPLALSRALWPSRSPAIALALWQAIGLGGGLAMIGSLLVFGASPAGSLLGAARALLPHLVEGDIPPAFGVIHIAALTLAAGLAAHLALNLALTAVQAERERRRQHQLIAILGDPMPGQPRTRVLAHPIPLAYCVPGIRTATVLTNGLVDVLDEPELRAVIAHERAHLDQLHHLVLLAFRAWHSALPWFPIANRAERSVALLAEMLADDQARRVASDDALRRAMLQVGSGGEPGAYADSGGVIPDAAMLEARLARLGGPGDVDDHPNVANRAMVAWAAALIVAVPIVSLLATLGPIA
- a CDS encoding BlaI/MecI/CopY family transcriptional regulator, whose protein sequence is MASLGDLERSVMEVLWSRDANLTANELRDALALSDGEPGRAVATTTVLTVLSRLERKGFVTRTRDTRPHRYRALLTREEHTAELMHEVLDRSSDRDAALARFVGTVSSGEAATLRRLLDELSRP
- a CDS encoding cytochrome ubiquinol oxidase subunit I, which codes for MNELLDPLLLARWQFGLTTVYHFLFVPITIGLATSAAIFQTAWYRTGKLEYLRITRFFGTIFLINFAMGVVTGIVQEFQFGMNWSEYSRFVGDVFGAPLALEGLLAFFLEATFIGIWIFGWNRLPRGLHLASIWIVAVGTILSAYFIIAANAFMQNPVGFQINEERGRAELVDIWALLTNPVALAAFPHTIAASFMVGAGLIISAAAWHLARNQHLDTMRPALKFGLWMMVVSGVLTVVFGDQLSLAMVATQPMKMAAAEAAFDTVCGADASFSLFTLGTPDGSSELFSIRVPYLLSLLSTHSFDGCVEGINDLRAQYQELFGPGDYTPILWVTYWSFRWMMGLGFLHIFVALVGLWLTRKGRMPKQAWVWKAAVWSFPLSLAAMIVGWVFTEMGRQPWIVFSQLFTESAVSPNVSGLDVLISLVAFTLIYGALAVVEFKLIIRAVKQGPPELAEPDPETGRVEQPTTVY